Proteins encoded by one window of Sphingomonas ginkgonis:
- a CDS encoding ion channel — translation MAEDERQRGGQGKPPTLGRMLKTQGQLRVRALGRRKTLVDFYHAMLRATWPQLFAMFALSFVGFNLLFAFLYELQPGGVDWGQRPIAGPPFWRDFVFSVDTMATVGYGNMVPITGYANLVAVAEIALGMLYVALITGIAFARFSRPTALILFSRPMVVNDIGGQPKLMFRAANQRHNLIFEASASMSLLIDTKLDGRPMRRFSDLHLVREANPVFALTWTIIHPIDQDSPLAPYLEAKRLPPGSELIVVLSGTDDRTGQIIHGRWAYNADDILWGYRFVDILGVAEDGIRTIDYNRFHDAEPVARDVAPADGSGPPGGKAQATAA, via the coding sequence ATGGCCGAGGACGAACGTCAGCGCGGCGGGCAGGGGAAGCCCCCGACGCTCGGCCGCATGCTCAAGACCCAGGGCCAGTTGCGGGTTCGCGCGCTCGGCCGCCGCAAGACGCTGGTCGACTTCTACCATGCGATGCTGCGTGCGACCTGGCCGCAGCTGTTCGCCATGTTCGCGCTCAGCTTCGTCGGCTTCAACCTGCTGTTCGCCTTTCTCTACGAGCTTCAGCCGGGCGGGGTGGACTGGGGCCAGCGGCCGATCGCCGGACCTCCCTTCTGGCGCGACTTCGTGTTCAGCGTCGATACGATGGCAACGGTTGGCTACGGTAACATGGTCCCGATCACCGGCTACGCCAATCTCGTCGCGGTGGCGGAGATCGCGCTCGGCATGCTCTATGTGGCGCTGATCACCGGCATCGCTTTCGCACGCTTCTCGCGCCCGACCGCGCTGATCCTGTTCAGCCGCCCGATGGTGGTGAACGACATCGGCGGCCAGCCCAAGCTGATGTTCCGTGCCGCCAACCAGCGCCACAACCTAATCTTCGAGGCGAGCGCGAGCATGTCGCTGCTGATCGACACCAAGCTCGACGGCCGTCCGATGCGCCGCTTCAGCGACCTGCACCTTGTCCGCGAGGCCAATCCGGTGTTCGCGCTGACCTGGACCATCATCCATCCGATCGACCAGGACAGTCCGCTCGCCCCTTATCTCGAAGCGAAGCGGCTTCCGCCGGGCAGCGAGCTGATCGTCGTCCTCTCCGGAACCGACGATCGGACCGGGCAGATCATTCATGGCCGCTGGGCCTATAACGCGGACGACATTCTGTGGGGCTACCGGTTCGTCGACATCCTCGGCGTCGCGGAGGACGGCATCCGCACCATCGACTACAATCGCTTCCACGACGCCGAGCCGGTCGCACGCGATGTCGCCCCGGCCGACGGCAGCGGACCGCCCGGCGGCAAGGCCCAGGCTACAGCGGCATGA
- a CDS encoding response regulator, with product MLKILIVEDDAQLAVTLKYLVEDNPRYRVVAIADDETSALNAAAEHRPHLALVDLQLARGSTGFAAAVRLGDYDVPCLFVSGKAPGFSMPDLALGCLMKPFTAEDVHRSLAAAEDLMRGRDTARRTPDNLRLYEPDLLEEEVLESAFIPSKRSLKTRFEHWIAGTQQ from the coding sequence GTGCTGAAGATCTTGATCGTCGAGGATGATGCGCAACTCGCGGTCACCCTGAAATATCTCGTCGAGGACAATCCTCGGTATCGCGTGGTCGCCATCGCCGACGACGAGACGAGCGCGCTCAACGCCGCCGCGGAGCATCGCCCTCACCTTGCGCTGGTCGATCTCCAGCTCGCCCGCGGCTCGACCGGCTTTGCCGCGGCGGTACGACTCGGCGACTATGACGTGCCCTGCCTCTTCGTCAGCGGCAAGGCACCGGGCTTCTCGATGCCGGACCTGGCGCTCGGCTGCCTGATGAAGCCGTTCACCGCCGAGGATGTGCACCGCAGTCTAGCCGCCGCGGAGGACCTGATGCGCGGCCGCGACACGGCTCGCCGGACTCCTGACAATCTCCGCCTCTACGAACCCGACCTGCTCGAGGAAGAAGTGCTGGAGTCCGCGTTCATCCCGTCCAAGCGGTCCCTCAAGACCCGCTTCGAGCACTGGATCGCCGGCACTCAGCAATAG
- a CDS encoding cell wall hydrolase, whose amino-acid sequence MTRLLGSRGAAALGALMLTTVGGSSGAYAQVQTIAQVPAGPVLPTTALPGSLANPIAGSVVTQSSATMVRSAVLPVAPAPAVTVVMPQPTAAFQQPGFTGAPAGQPGSLYNLMVANWSNTPLDAETQCLATAVYFEARGESLEGQLAVANVVINRAASGRYPTSWCAVVKQPAQFSFVHSGGEFPYVDPGCTAYMKAQAIARIASKRLAAMVPQDVLWYHASYVAPNWRQRLSRVEKIGAHIFYRA is encoded by the coding sequence TTGACCCGACTTCTGGGAAGCCGCGGTGCTGCCGCGCTCGGTGCTCTGATGCTGACCACGGTCGGCGGATCCAGCGGCGCCTACGCGCAGGTTCAGACGATCGCGCAGGTGCCGGCGGGACCGGTGCTGCCGACCACCGCCCTTCCCGGAAGCCTGGCCAACCCGATCGCCGGCTCGGTCGTCACCCAGTCCTCGGCGACGATGGTCCGCTCGGCGGTCCTTCCGGTTGCCCCGGCGCCGGCCGTGACCGTCGTCATGCCGCAGCCGACCGCCGCCTTCCAGCAGCCCGGCTTTACCGGCGCTCCGGCGGGCCAACCCGGTTCGCTCTACAATCTGATGGTGGCGAACTGGTCGAACACGCCGCTCGACGCCGAGACCCAGTGCCTCGCGACCGCCGTCTATTTCGAAGCGCGCGGGGAGTCGCTCGAGGGCCAGCTGGCCGTCGCCAATGTCGTGATCAACCGCGCCGCCTCGGGCCGCTATCCCACCAGCTGGTGCGCGGTGGTCAAGCAGCCGGCGCAGTTCAGCTTCGTCCACAGCGGTGGCGAGTTCCCCTACGTCGACCCGGGCTGCACCGCCTACATGAAGGCGCAGGCGATCGCCCGCATCGCTTCCAAGCGGCTCGCGGCGATGGTTCCGCAGGACGTGCTGTGGTATCATGCCTCGTACGTCGCGCCGAACTGGCGGCAGCGGCTGAGCCGGGTCGAGAAGATCGGCGCGCACATCTTTTATCGTGCGTAA
- a CDS encoding EVE domain-containing protein translates to MNHWLIKSEPASYSWDDLVRDGGTEWDGVRNPTARINLRAMAVGDLAFFYRSVTEPAVVGIVRVSRTAQPDPRDDKWVSVRVEPVRPLAPVTLKTIKADPALAAMELLRQSRLSVAPVRPEEWTHLKGLAEAG, encoded by the coding sequence ATGAACCATTGGCTGATCAAATCCGAGCCGGCGAGCTATAGCTGGGACGATCTGGTGCGCGACGGCGGCACCGAGTGGGATGGGGTGCGCAATCCCACCGCGCGGATCAACCTGCGCGCGATGGCCGTCGGCGACCTCGCCTTCTTCTATCGCTCGGTAACCGAGCCGGCCGTGGTCGGCATCGTCCGGGTCTCGCGCACCGCGCAGCCCGATCCGCGCGACGACAAGTGGGTGTCGGTCCGGGTCGAGCCTGTCCGGCCGCTCGCGCCGGTCACGCTGAAGACGATCAAGGCCGACCCGGCACTGGCCGCGATGGAGCTGCTTCGGCAGTCTCGGCTGTCGGTCGCACCCGTGCGCCCGGAAGAGTGGACTCATCTAAAGGGGCTGGCCGAGGCAGGCTAA
- a CDS encoding c-type cytochrome produces the protein MDWSRLKLVALGGALTVAAIGVGALLYPLTGLFDTAATVPHSPLVAYMVHNTMIHSVRDRADGLAVPARMSAADLAAGFCSYDTHCVACHGAAGVARAKFADGMYPTPPYLISQPDKWNDAELFSILRRGIKMTAMPSWQNTLSPQQTWQLVAFLKTMPKLPVNGYAQWRRAGLCRGGAPVSLPRPAPLDESTLPGARVRPTAETAEAAPSRPVPGRP, from the coding sequence GTGGATTGGTCTCGACTGAAGCTGGTGGCGCTCGGCGGCGCGCTGACCGTAGCCGCCATCGGCGTCGGCGCGCTGCTCTATCCGCTGACCGGACTGTTCGACACCGCCGCGACGGTGCCGCACTCGCCGCTGGTCGCCTACATGGTCCACAACACCATGATCCACTCGGTGCGCGACCGCGCGGACGGGCTCGCCGTGCCCGCGCGGATGAGCGCGGCCGATCTCGCCGCCGGCTTCTGCTCCTACGACACCCATTGCGTGGCGTGCCACGGGGCGGCCGGGGTCGCGCGCGCCAAGTTCGCGGACGGCATGTATCCGACCCCGCCCTACCTGATCAGCCAGCCTGACAAGTGGAACGATGCCGAGCTGTTCAGCATCCTTCGGCGCGGCATCAAGATGACCGCCATGCCTTCCTGGCAGAACACGCTGTCGCCGCAGCAGACCTGGCAGCTCGTCGCTTTCCTGAAGACGATGCCCAAGCTGCCGGTGAACGGTTATGCGCAGTGGCGGCGGGCCGGCCTGTGCCGGGGCGGCGCCCCGGTTAGCCTGCCTCGGCCAGCCCCTTTAGATGAGTCCACTCTTCCGGGCGCACGGGTGCGACCGACAGCCGAGACTGCCGAAGCAGCTCCATCGCGGCCAGTGCCGGGTCGGCCTTGA
- the typA gene encoding translational GTPase TypA, which yields MSLRNVAIIAHVDHGKTTLVDQLFRQSGTFRENQRVEERAMDSNELEKERGITILAKCTSVEWHGTHINIVDTPGHADFGAEVERILSMVDGVILLVDAAEGPMPQTKFVTGKALGLGLRPIVVVNKIDRPDARPAEVLDEVFELFLNLDANDEQLDFPVLYASGRAGYAGENDTVREGDLTPLFQKIVDHVPAPGLDTEAEFKMLATLLDRDNFLGRILTGRIESGTLNINDPIRAMDVNGKVVEDGRVTKLFAFQGLERVPVESARAGDIVAIAGLVKATVSNTIGTPQISEPLHAREIDPPTLSMTFAVNDSPYAGKDGDKVQSRVIKDRLNREAEGNVAIRVTETAGGEAYEVAGRGELQLGVLIETLRREGFELGISRPRVLFRDGPGGREEPYEQVVVDVDDEFSGTVIDKMALRKAEMTDMRPSGGGKTRLTFSAPSRGLIGYHGEFLSDTRGTGIMNRLFEKYGPYKGPIQGRQNGVLISMETGSAVAYALNALEDRGILFISPGDMLYEGMVIGENAKPQDLEVNPLKSKQLTNFRASGKDEGIRLTPPKRMTLEQAIAYIQDDELVEVTPKVIRIRKRHLDPHERKRQSRKMEAA from the coding sequence ATGTCTCTTCGCAACGTGGCGATCATCGCCCACGTCGACCATGGCAAGACCACGCTCGTCGACCAGCTCTTCCGTCAGTCCGGCACCTTCCGCGAGAACCAGCGCGTCGAAGAGCGGGCGATGGACTCGAACGAGCTGGAGAAGGAGCGCGGGATCACGATTCTCGCCAAGTGCACCTCGGTCGAGTGGCACGGCACCCACATCAACATCGTCGACACGCCGGGCCACGCCGACTTCGGCGCCGAGGTCGAGCGAATCCTCTCGATGGTCGACGGCGTGATCCTGCTGGTCGACGCGGCCGAGGGTCCGATGCCGCAGACCAAGTTCGTCACCGGCAAGGCGCTCGGCCTCGGCCTTCGCCCGATCGTCGTCGTCAACAAGATCGACCGCCCCGACGCGCGCCCGGCCGAGGTGCTCGACGAGGTGTTCGAACTGTTCCTCAACCTCGACGCCAACGACGAGCAGCTCGACTTCCCTGTGCTCTACGCCTCGGGCCGCGCCGGATATGCGGGCGAGAACGACACGGTGCGCGAGGGCGATCTCACCCCGCTGTTCCAGAAGATCGTCGACCATGTGCCCGCGCCGGGCCTCGACACCGAGGCCGAGTTCAAGATGCTCGCGACGCTGCTCGACCGCGACAATTTCCTCGGGCGTATCCTGACCGGCAGGATCGAGAGCGGCACGCTCAACATCAACGACCCCATTCGCGCGATGGACGTCAACGGCAAGGTCGTCGAGGACGGCCGGGTGACCAAGCTGTTCGCCTTCCAGGGCCTCGAGCGCGTTCCGGTCGAGAGCGCCAGGGCGGGCGACATCGTCGCCATCGCGGGTCTCGTGAAGGCGACCGTGTCGAACACCATCGGCACCCCGCAGATCAGCGAGCCGCTGCACGCCCGCGAGATCGATCCGCCGACGCTCAGCATGACCTTCGCGGTCAACGACAGCCCCTATGCCGGCAAGGACGGCGACAAGGTGCAGAGCCGGGTCATCAAGGACCGCTTGAACCGCGAGGCGGAGGGCAATGTCGCGATCCGGGTCACCGAGACCGCCGGCGGCGAGGCCTATGAGGTCGCGGGTCGCGGCGAGCTCCAGCTTGGTGTGCTGATCGAGACCTTGCGCCGTGAGGGCTTCGAACTCGGCATCAGCCGCCCGCGCGTGCTGTTCCGCGACGGCCCGGGCGGCCGCGAGGAGCCGTACGAGCAGGTCGTGGTCGACGTCGACGACGAGTTCTCCGGGACGGTCATCGATAAGATGGCGCTGCGCAAGGCGGAGATGACCGACATGCGCCCGTCGGGCGGCGGCAAGACCCGGCTGACCTTCTCGGCTCCGTCGCGCGGGCTGATCGGCTATCATGGCGAGTTCCTGTCCGACACGCGCGGCACCGGGATCATGAACCGCCTGTTCGAGAAGTATGGCCCCTACAAGGGCCCGATCCAGGGCCGCCAGAACGGCGTGCTCATCTCGATGGAAACCGGGTCCGCCGTCGCCTATGCGCTGAACGCGCTGGAGGATCGCGGCATCCTGTTCATCTCGCCCGGCGACATGCTCTACGAGGGCATGGTGATCGGCGAGAACGCCAAGCCGCAGGACCTCGAGGTCAACCCGCTCAAGTCCAAGCAGCTCACCAACTTCCGCGCCTCGGGCAAGGACGAGGGCATCCGCCTCACTCCCCCGAAGCGGATGACGCTCGAGCAGGCGATCGCCTACATCCAGGACGACGAGCTGGTCGAGGTAACCCCCAAGGTCATCCGCATCCGCAAGCGCCACCTCGATCCGCACGAGCGCAAGCGCCAGTCGCGCAAGATGGAAGCTGCCTGA
- a CDS encoding transglycosylase domain-containing protein, with protein MIRRVAAALGALLLACLLYLSWTVAEARAHVVADVDRVIATADQANFAIPPRRVAMLLAVQDPGFWSGSGVALTGPDARMTTVAQSVGKKLFFRHFQPGLRKFPLMATTRFALVPKVSKPDILKAFLALAYFGSDAGRPVTGFADGARTWLGKPLATLTDREWIELVAMLPAPDRLKGDRGRSERLERVRRIERLLAGHCRQQGVRDVTLEGCA; from the coding sequence TTGATCCGCCGGGTCGCGGCGGCGCTCGGAGCGTTGCTGCTGGCCTGCCTGCTCTATCTCTCCTGGACGGTGGCGGAGGCCCGCGCCCATGTGGTCGCCGACGTCGACCGGGTCATCGCGACCGCCGACCAGGCCAATTTCGCCATTCCGCCGCGGCGGGTCGCCATGCTGCTGGCGGTTCAGGACCCCGGCTTTTGGAGCGGCAGCGGGGTTGCCCTGACCGGCCCCGACGCCAGGATGACCACCGTCGCGCAAAGCGTCGGCAAGAAGCTCTTCTTCCGGCACTTCCAGCCGGGCCTGCGCAAGTTCCCGCTGATGGCGACGACCCGCTTCGCGCTGGTGCCGAAGGTCTCCAAGCCGGACATCCTCAAGGCGTTCCTGGCGCTGGCCTATTTCGGATCGGACGCCGGCCGGCCGGTGACCGGCTTCGCCGACGGCGCCCGGACCTGGCTTGGCAAGCCGCTCGCCACCCTGACCGACCGCGAGTGGATCGAGCTGGTCGCGATGCTTCCCGCACCCGACCGGCTTAAGGGCGATCGCGGTCGTTCGGAACGGCTCGAGCGGGTGCGCCGGATCGAACGGCTGCTCGCCGGGCATTGCCGCCAGCAGGGCGTTCGCGACGTGACGCTGGAGGGTTGCGCCTGA
- a CDS encoding MarR family winged helix-turn-helix transcriptional regulator: MFPNASPQALAARFTTLAEVLVPATSEDRAAGNQRKLLAAIAATEPATLGAVAERMGRGAPAMSRAVDALVRAGLVERTPDPDNRRQLQLRLSDDGRALLQQPPATNSRLAERLSRVAQSELRALERALEILERMPR; encoded by the coding sequence ATGTTCCCGAACGCGTCTCCGCAGGCGCTCGCCGCCCGCTTCACCACCCTGGCCGAAGTGCTGGTGCCCGCGACGAGCGAGGACCGCGCGGCGGGCAATCAGCGCAAATTGCTCGCCGCCATTGCTGCGACCGAGCCGGCAACCCTCGGTGCGGTCGCAGAGCGGATGGGGCGTGGCGCGCCGGCAATGAGCCGCGCGGTCGACGCCCTCGTCCGTGCCGGGCTGGTCGAGCGAACGCCCGATCCGGACAACCGCCGTCAGCTCCAGCTGCGCCTGTCGGACGATGGACGCGCCCTGCTGCAGCAGCCCCCGGCTACCAACAGCCGCCTCGCCGAGCGGCTCTCGCGGGTCGCGCAGAGCGAGCTTCGCGCGCTCGAACGCGCGCTCGAGATCCTCGAGCGGATGCCGCGTTGA
- a CDS encoding MFS transporter: MAARPPLPRTVWVLGFVSLLMDLSSEVYHALLPLFVTMTLGASVTVLGAIDGVAEATASFAKLASGRLSDRQQRRKPWILLGYGMAALSKPLFPLASTPLTVLAARFFDRVGKGIRGAPRDAMVADETPPEVRGAAYGLRQSLDTVGAFLAPLAAVGLMLLLADNIRLVFWIAALPALLSVGLAWVALREPARHMPAKPAPLMRGFREIAPETRRLVLIASIFSLARFSESFLILRGVDAGLAPALAPLVLVLFNFAYLALSYPAGALSDRSDPRQILLIGIALLVAGDLVLAQSWGLLGLATGVALWGAHMALTQGLFARLIADSAPDHLRATSFGAYNFAAGIAGLLASLGAGLMWDRSGPALTFTAGAIAAGMAGFMLAVMPAEAPVRD, translated from the coding sequence ATGGCTGCCCGTCCCCCGCTTCCCCGCACCGTCTGGGTGCTCGGCTTCGTCAGCCTGCTGATGGACCTGTCGAGCGAGGTCTATCACGCGCTGCTGCCGCTGTTCGTCACCATGACGCTGGGCGCATCGGTGACGGTGCTCGGGGCGATCGACGGGGTGGCGGAGGCGACCGCTAGCTTCGCCAAGCTCGCCTCCGGACGCCTGTCCGACCGGCAACAGCGACGCAAGCCGTGGATCCTGCTCGGCTACGGCATGGCGGCCCTGTCCAAGCCGCTCTTCCCGCTCGCCTCTACCCCGCTGACGGTGCTCGCCGCGCGCTTCTTCGACCGTGTCGGCAAAGGGATCCGCGGCGCGCCGCGCGACGCGATGGTCGCCGACGAGACGCCGCCCGAAGTCCGCGGCGCCGCGTACGGCCTGCGCCAGTCCCTCGACACGGTCGGCGCCTTTCTTGCGCCGCTCGCCGCGGTCGGGTTGATGCTGCTGCTCGCCGACAATATCCGGCTGGTCTTCTGGATCGCCGCGCTTCCCGCGCTGCTTTCGGTCGGACTGGCCTGGGTCGCGCTGCGGGAGCCGGCCCGCCACATGCCTGCCAAGCCGGCGCCGCTGATGCGCGGCTTCCGCGAGATCGCCCCCGAGACCCGCCGCCTGGTGCTGATCGCGTCGATCTTCAGCCTCGCCCGCTTCTCGGAGAGCTTCCTCATCCTGCGCGGCGTCGACGCCGGGCTCGCCCCCGCCCTCGCCCCGCTGGTGCTGGTGCTCTTCAACTTCGCCTATCTTGCCCTGTCTTACCCGGCCGGCGCGCTCAGCGACCGCAGCGACCCGCGCCAGATCCTGCTGATCGGGATCGCACTGCTGGTCGCCGGCGATCTGGTGCTGGCGCAGTCGTGGGGGCTGTTGGGGCTCGCCACCGGGGTGGCGCTGTGGGGCGCGCACATGGCGCTGACGCAGGGGCTGTTCGCGCGGCTGATCGCTGACAGCGCACCCGACCACCTGCGCGCGACGAGCTTCGGCGCCTATAATTTCGCGGCGGGGATCGCCGGGCTGCTGGCGAGCCTCGGCGCCGGCCTGATGTGGGATCGCAGCGGGCCCGCGCTCACCTTCACCGCGGGCGCCATCGCCGCGGGCATGGCGGGCTTCATGCTTGCCGTCATGCCCGCCGAGGCACCAGTCAGGGATTAG
- a CDS encoding cytochrome b, which translates to MATVPEAQEQDPIRRYSNGAVVIHWVTAALILVQIWLGFQFADMTRGPGRDQLFTWHKTVGATILLLAFVRLGYRLANPPPPFPPELPRWERIAATWNHRLFYLLLFVLPLTGLLAVSGHAKGATTPLIGGIPFPVIPGVSAEFSEKIGDVHGTLVLVTIALLVLHVGAALKQQFYDRPGRTAGRMPPFQPRTEEVPVPNP; encoded by the coding sequence ATGGCGACGGTCCCAGAGGCTCAGGAGCAGGACCCGATCCGTCGCTATTCGAACGGCGCGGTGGTGATCCACTGGGTTACCGCCGCGCTGATCCTCGTCCAGATCTGGCTCGGCTTCCAGTTCGCCGACATGACCAGGGGGCCGGGCCGCGATCAGCTGTTCACCTGGCACAAGACGGTCGGGGCGACGATCCTGCTGCTCGCCTTCGTGCGGCTGGGCTATCGGCTGGCGAACCCGCCGCCGCCCTTCCCACCCGAGCTGCCGCGGTGGGAACGGATCGCCGCGACCTGGAACCACCGGCTGTTCTACCTGCTGCTGTTCGTGCTTCCGCTGACCGGCCTGCTGGCGGTGTCGGGCCACGCCAAGGGCGCGACGACCCCGCTGATCGGCGGCATCCCGTTCCCGGTCATCCCCGGCGTGTCGGCCGAGTTCAGCGAGAAGATCGGCGACGTCCACGGAACGCTGGTGCTGGTGACCATCGCGTTGCTCGTGCTGCACGTCGGCGCCGCGCTCAAGCAGCAGTTCTACGACCGCCCGGGCCGCACCGCCGGGCGGATGCCGCCGTTCCAGCCGCGCACCGAGGAGGTGCCGGTGCCTAATCCCTGA
- a CDS encoding 3-hydroxyacyl-CoA dehydrogenase NAD-binding domain-containing protein, whose amino-acid sequence MTSPISTRKHGDVLIVTSNNPPVNALGAAVRQGLVAAMEQADGDDSVKAVVIHCDGQTFFAGADITEFGKPPVSPWLPEVVDRIEATTKPVVAAIHGTALGGGLEVALACHYRVAVPSAKLGTPEVKLGLLPGAGGTQRLPRVAGVPLALEMTAGGNPIGAKQAYEAGLVDRLIEGDLLEHAVAYAHEVESVRPLPISSTKQDKLAAVEASTFDDFRKANARKFKGFDAPEKNIQCVEAATRLPYAEGVKTERQLFMELMSGGQSRAQQYFFFAERQAAKIEGVGKDVQPRAINRVGVIGAGTMGGGISMNFLSAGIPVTIVEMQQDALDRGTGVMRKNYEATAAKGRLTGEQVEQAMGLLNPTLDLNALGECDLIIEAVYENMDVKKEIFTKLDGIAKPGAILASNTSYLNIDEIAAVTKRPEDVVGLHFFSPANIMKLLEVVRGAKTAPDVLVTAMQLAKRIRKVAVVAGVCYGFIGNRMLIPRQTQAMQLLLEGATPAQVDKVHTDFGMPMGPFQMADLAGVDIGWHRDPGRVENIRDALCAIDRWGQKKGAGFYDYDEKRRPTPSPVVQQIIDDFRAKQGVEKREISDQEIVERTLYTMVNESAKILEEGMAQRASDIDVVWIYGYGWPVYRGGPMHWADGEGLPKIVEGLKAQQERMPDFTFSKLLLDKAEKKEKFTR is encoded by the coding sequence ATGACTTCACCCATCTCGACCCGCAAGCATGGCGACGTGCTGATCGTCACCTCCAACAACCCGCCGGTGAACGCGCTCGGCGCTGCGGTCCGGCAGGGGCTGGTCGCCGCGATGGAGCAGGCTGACGGCGACGACAGCGTCAAGGCGGTGGTGATCCACTGCGACGGGCAGACCTTCTTCGCCGGCGCCGACATCACCGAGTTCGGCAAGCCGCCGGTCTCGCCCTGGCTGCCGGAGGTGGTCGACCGGATCGAGGCGACGACCAAGCCGGTGGTGGCGGCGATCCACGGCACCGCGCTAGGCGGCGGGCTCGAGGTGGCGCTCGCCTGCCACTACCGGGTCGCCGTCCCGAGCGCGAAGCTCGGCACCCCCGAGGTCAAGCTCGGGCTGCTCCCCGGTGCCGGAGGCACCCAGCGCCTGCCGCGCGTCGCGGGCGTTCCGCTCGCGCTGGAGATGACGGCGGGGGGCAATCCGATCGGGGCGAAGCAGGCCTATGAGGCCGGGCTGGTCGACCGGCTGATCGAGGGCGACCTGCTCGAGCATGCGGTTGCCTATGCGCACGAGGTGGAGAGCGTCCGCCCGCTGCCGATCAGCAGCACCAAGCAGGACAAGCTGGCGGCGGTCGAGGCGTCGACCTTCGATGATTTCCGCAAGGCCAATGCCCGCAAGTTCAAAGGATTCGACGCGCCCGAGAAGAACATCCAGTGCGTCGAGGCGGCGACCCGCCTGCCTTACGCCGAGGGGGTCAAGACCGAGCGCCAGCTGTTCATGGAGTTGATGAGCGGCGGCCAGTCTCGCGCCCAGCAATATTTCTTCTTCGCCGAGCGGCAGGCGGCCAAGATCGAGGGCGTCGGCAAGGACGTCCAGCCGCGCGCGATCAACCGCGTCGGGGTGATCGGCGCGGGCACGATGGGCGGCGGCATCTCGATGAACTTCCTGTCGGCCGGCATCCCGGTGACGATCGTCGAGATGCAGCAGGACGCGCTCGACCGCGGGACCGGCGTCATGCGCAAGAACTATGAGGCGACCGCCGCCAAGGGCCGGCTGACCGGCGAACAGGTCGAACAGGCGATGGGGCTGCTCAACCCGACGCTCGACCTCAACGCGCTGGGCGAGTGCGACCTCATCATCGAGGCCGTCTACGAGAACATGGACGTGAAGAAGGAGATCTTCACCAAGCTCGACGGGATCGCCAAGCCGGGCGCGATTCTCGCCTCCAACACCAGCTACCTCAACATCGACGAGATCGCCGCGGTGACGAAGCGGCCCGAGGACGTGGTCGGGCTGCACTTCTTCTCGCCGGCCAACATCATGAAGCTGCTCGAGGTGGTGCGCGGCGCGAAGACCGCGCCCGACGTGCTGGTCACCGCGATGCAGCTCGCCAAGCGGATCCGCAAGGTCGCGGTGGTGGCGGGGGTCTGCTACGGCTTCATCGGCAACCGCATGCTGATCCCGCGCCAGACCCAGGCGATGCAGCTGCTGCTCGAGGGCGCCACCCCGGCGCAGGTCGACAAGGTGCACACCGATTTCGGGATGCCGATGGGCCCGTTCCAGATGGCCGATCTCGCCGGCGTCGACATCGGCTGGCATCGCGATCCCGGCCGGGTCGAGAATATCCGCGACGCGCTCTGCGCGATCGATCGCTGGGGCCAGAAGAAGGGCGCCGGCTTCTACGACTATGACGAGAAGCGCCGCCCGACGCCGTCGCCGGTGGTCCAGCAGATCATCGACGACTTCCGGGCGAAGCAGGGTGTCGAGAAGCGCGAGATCTCGGACCAGGAGATCGTCGAGCGCACGCTCTACACGATGGTCAACGAGAGCGCGAAGATCCTCGAGGAGGGCATGGCCCAGCGCGCGTCCGATATCGATGTCGTGTGGATCTACGGCTACGGCTGGCCGGTCTATCGCGGCGGCCCGATGCACTGGGCGGATGGCGAGGGGCTGCCCAAGATCGTCGAGGGACTGAAGGCCCAGCAGGAGCGCATGCCCGACTTCACCTTCTCCAAGCTTCTGCTCGACAAGGCGGAGAAGAAGGAGAAGTTCACCCGGTAG